A region from the Brassica napus cultivar Da-Ae chromosome C8, Da-Ae, whole genome shotgun sequence genome encodes:
- the LOC125591572 gene encoding pre-mRNA-processing factor 39-2-like isoform X2 translates to MLLPGSLFERAVVYVGTDFLSSPLWDKYIEYEHMQQDWSRLAMIYTRILENPIQNLDRYFSNFKELAETRPLSELRSAEESATVTVASDASETAPSESDGKADEGKSQADGTSEPSKLETAGSTDPEELKKYIGIREALYIKAKEFESKIIGFEMAIRRPYFHVRPLNVAELENWHSYLDFIESDGDFNKVVKLYERCLVACANYPEYWIRYVLSMGSSGSMDLADNALTRATQVFVKRQPEIHLFAARLKEQNGDIAGARAAFQLLHSEISPGLLEAVIKHANMEQRLGNVDDAFSVYEQVIAVEKGKENSILLPLLYAQYSRFSYLVLRDAEKARKIIVEALDHVQPSKHFMEALIFFETILPPPRKIEYLDPLVENLIKPNVVTQNTASSTEREELSLIYIEFLGLFGDVESIKKAEDRHCKLFLPHRSRSELKKRSADEFLSSDRTKLAKTYNETAPAQPVSNAYPNAPAQWSGGYAAQPQAWPQPQAAPAQPQQWNPAYGQQQAAYGAYGGYPAGYTAPQAPTPVPQAAAYGAYPPQAYPAAATAPVAAPVQQPAAPPPQAYYNTYY, encoded by the exons ATGCTTTTACCAGGAAG CCTTTTTGAACGAGCTGTGGTTTACGTTGGAACTGATTTTCTGTCCTCTCCATTGTGGGACAAATACATCGAGTATGAGCACATGCAGCAGGACTGGAGCCGCCTTGCCATGATCTACACCAGAATATTGGAGAATCCTATTCAAAACCTTGATAGATACTTCAGCAA CTTTAAGGAGCTAGCTGAAACACGTCCTCTGTCCGAACTTAGGAGTGCTGAGGAATCTGCAACAGTTACTGTTGCTAGTGATGCTTCTGAAACTGCACCATCTGAGTCTGATGGAAAGGCAGATGAAGGAAAATCTCAAGCTGATGGTACCTCTGAACCATCTAAGTTGGAAACTGCTGGTTCAACTGATCCTGAGGAACTGAAGAAATACATTGGCATCAGAGAAGCCTTGTATATCAAAGCCAAAGAGTTTGAATCTAAAATCATTGGTTTTGAAATGGCTATAAGAAGGCCTTATTTCCATGTGCGGCCTCTCAATGTAGCAGAGCTGGAGAATTGGCATAGTTATCTGGACTTCATAGAGAGCGATGGAGACTTCAATAAG GTGGTCAAGCTGTATGAAAGATGTCTAGTAGCGTGCGCAAACTACCCTGAATACTGGATTCGTTATGTATTAAGCATGGGATCAAGTGGAAGTATGGACCTTGCAGACAACGCCCTTACTCGAGCAACTCAAGTCTTTGTCAAG AGACAACCAGAAATCCACCTTTTTGCTGCTCGCTTGAAAGAGCAGAATGGGGATATAGCTGGTGCTAGAGCTGCATTCCAATTACTGCACTCTGAAATTTCTCCCGGGCTTCTTGAAGCAGTAATTAAACATGCCAACATGGAACAACGACTA GGAAATGTGGATGATGCTTTCTCTGTGTATGAGCAAGTGATTGCTGTTGAAAAAGGCAAAGAGAACTCCATATTACTGCCGCTGCTGTATGCGCAGTATTCAAGGTTTTCCTACTTG GTTTTACGTGACGCTGAGAAGGCTAGGAAGATTATAGTTGAAGCACTTGATCACGTGCAGCCGTCAAAGCATTTCATGGAAGCACTGATCTTTTTCGAGACCATTCTGCCACCACCAAGGAAGATTGAATACCTCGACccactcgttgagaatttgataAAGCCAAATGTAGTCACCCAGAACACTGCAAGTTCCACAGAGAGGGAAGAGCTTTCTTTGATATATATAGAG TTCCTGGGTCTTTTCGGAGATGTTGAGTCCATTAAAAAGGCGGAAGATCGACATTGTAAGCTCTTTTTACCTCACCGGAGCAGGTCAGAATTGAAAAAGCGTAGCGCGGATGAGTTTCTCTCTTCAGATAGGACGAAACTGGCCAAAACTTACAATGAAACTGCGCCTGCTCAGCCAGTGTCTAATGCATATCCAAATGCACCGGCTCAATGGTCGGGTGGTTATGCTGCACAGCCTCAAGCTTGGCCACAACCACAAGCGGCTCCTGCACAACCACAGCAGTGGAACCCTGCTTATGGCCAGCAGCAG GCTGCGTATGGTGCATATGGTGGCTATCCCGCTGGCTATACTGCTCCACAAGCACCAACACCCGTGCCACAAGCCGCTGCTTATGGGGCATATCCTCCTCAG GCATACCCAGCTGCAGCTACAGCACCAGTGGCTGCCCCGGTCCAGCAACCCGCTGCTCCTCCTCCTCAAGCTTACTACAACACTTACTACTGA
- the LOC125591570 gene encoding acid phosphatase 1-like codes for MGRSIFLSLALASLLVGVVSARDWNILNQLKGLSSSSSQNGIVSSGVSTNLKRYCESWRINVEVHNVRNFDVVPQECVSHVKKYMTSSKYEDDVERAVDEVILHFGSMCCTKTKCDGMDAWIFDIDDTLLSTIPYHEKNGFFGGEKLNSTKFEDWMRKRKAPPVPHMVKLYHDIRERGIKIFLVSSRKEYLRSATVDNLIQAGYYGWSNLILRGIEDENKEVKQYMSEKRTWLMGLGYRVWGVMGSQWSSFAGCPLPKRTFKLPNSIYYVA; via the exons ATGGGCAGATCCATATTTCTTTCTCTAGCACTAGCCTCACTCTTGGTCGGAGTCGTCTCAGCTCGTGACTGGAACATCTTGAACCAGCTCAAAGGACTGTCGTCATCATCAAGCCAAAACGGTATTGTTTCTTCAGGGGTCTCGACGAACCTGAAACGGTACTGCGAAAGCTGGAGGATCAACGTGGAAGTCCACAACGTGAGAAACTTCGATGTGGTGCCTCAGGAGTGCGTGTCGCACGTCAAGAAGTACATGACGTCGTCGAAGTACGAGGACGACGTGGAGAGAGCAGTTGATGAGGTCATACTTCATTTCGGGAGCATGTGTTGTACCAAAACAAAGTGTGATGGCATGGATGCTTGGATCTTTGATATCGATGACACGCTTCTCTCTACCATTCCGTACCACGAGAAGAATGGCTTCTTTGG AGGAGAGAAGTTGAACTCTACAAAATTTGAAGATTGGATGAGGAAGAGGAAGGCACCACCAGTGCCACACATGGTGAAACTGTACCATGACATCAGAGAAAGAGGCATCAAGATCTTCTTGGTCTCTTCCCGGAAAGAATATCTCAGATCTGCCACCGTTGACAACCTCATCCAAGCCGGTTATTATGGCTGGTCCAACCTCATCCTCAG GGGAATAGAAGATGAGAACAAGGAAGTTAAACAGTACATGTCAGAGAAGAGAACATGGCTGATGGGTCTTGGTTACAGAGTATGGGGAGTGATGGGAAGCCAATGGAGCAGCTTCGCAGGTTGTCCTCTTCCCAAGAGAACCTTCAAGCTCCCAAACTCCATCTACTATGTTGCCTGA
- the LOC106448530 gene encoding uncharacterized protein LOC106448530: MTMEEEDDEPFIMPDLPEYYSTARNCLSLVGRLLNPREQKMSGLIKDMPRKWQLYERVRGIALSKDRFQFIFKYEQDLVNILERGVHSFNQWSLATERWVAKPPPDYLQFIEVWVRMRNIPVNHYTSKALTALGDFAGMVIVVAFDPDKPQTTDYVRVKVRFDLTKPLRRAKKVTLPGGEVVSILYDYERIQKRCYTCQRLTHDQDHCPFDRKKASQSEDVETSVTQRIALSPAPIIKESDPLFGVIKKSQVGVNPATGRLKIAEEVMEGMRQYLLTANGPEQMARKERIINSLKDLEHDPLGQKAVLRLEPAPIFTTKLDKGKGVVFDFKDQKKHTEIQERTEHDKLMGGAIRAGRAMSLVGRLESIQSEQMVHEHVALASFSQYSSTGYSIGFFESGTSGTKQRKAKQRRRPGTFKRKLNGKGTIKGP, from the coding sequence ATGAcgatggaagaagaagatgatgaacccTTCATTATGCCAGATCTTCCGGAGTACTATTCTACCGCAAGAAATTGTCTCAGCCTCGTTGGTCGTCTTCTCAACCCCAGAGAGCAGAAGATGTCTGGCCTCATAAAGGATATGCCGAGAAAATGGCAACTTTATGAGAGAGTTCGAGGAATTGCTTTATCCAAAGATAGGTTCCAGTTTATTTTCAAGTATGAGCAAGACCTAGTGAACATCTTGGAGAGAGGAGTTCATTCTTTCAATCAATGGTCTCTGGCGACCGAAAGATGGGTAGCTAAACCTCCTCCTGACTATCTACAGTTCATTGAGGTATGGGTTCGGATGCGGAACATACCGGTTAATCACTACACTTCCAAAGCCCTCACTGCTCTAGGAGATTTTGCCGGTATGGTGATAGTAGTGGCCTTTGATCCAGACAAACCTCAGACCACTGATTATGTCAGAGTGAAGGTCAGATTTGATCTCACAAAACCTCTCAGAAGAGCAAAGAAAGTGACTTTGCCTGGAGGAGAAGTCGTAAGCATCCTTTACGACTACGAGCGTATTCAAAAGCGATGCTACACTTGCCAACGACTGACGCATGATCAAGACCACTGTCCTTTTGATAGAAAAAAGGCGTCTCAGTCTGAAGATGTGGAGACTTCTGTTACTCAGAGAATCGCATTATCTCCGGCTCCGATAATCAAAGAATCAGACCCTCTTTTCGGTGTGATAAAGAAAAGCCAAGTAGGAGTTAACCCGGCTACGGGGAGACTGAAAATTGCTGAAGAAGTTATGGAAGGAATGCGTCAATATCTTCTTACAGCAAATGGTCCAGAACAGATGGCAAGGAAAGAAAGAATCATAAACTCCCTAAAGGATTTGGAGCATGATCCTTTGGGACAGAAAGCCGTGCTTAGGTTGGAGCCAGCCCCTATCTTCACTACTAAGCTGGATAAGGGTAAGGGCGTGGTGTTTGATTTTAAAGATCAGAAAAAGCACACTGAGATTCAAGAAAGGACTGAACACGATAAGCTGATGGGTGGAGCGATTCGAGCTGGAAGAGCAATGTCATTGGTTGGAAGGTTAGAATCGATACAATCAGAGCAAATGGTGCATGAACATGTCGCCTTAGCCAGCTTCTCTCAGTATAGTTCAACGGGTTATAGTATCGGGTTCTTTGAATCTGGTACTTCCGGGACTAAACAGAGAAAGGCTAAACAGAGAAGAAGACCTGGAACGTTCAAGAGAAAGCTCAATGGAAAGGGGACAATCAAAGGTCCGTAA
- the LOC111208559 gene encoding coumaroyl-CoA:anthocyanidin 3-O-glucoside-6''-O-coumaroyltransferase 1-like, with protein sequence MAHLQSLNIIETSHISPSKGTVPSTTLPLTFFDAPWLTLPLGESLFFFSYQNSTECFLKDYLPNLKQSLSVTLQHFFPYAGNLITPPRPDPPFLRYNDGQDSLLFTVAESLGTDFNLLITDSPKDIKVLHDFLPKLPPPHVSPEGIQTRPVMVIQITIFPGRGVCIGNTSTHVAGDGVTFTHFMKYWMSLTKSNCKDPATLLLPSPPIHSCRNIIKDPGQVTAGHLERFWSQNSGKHGSHHTPENMVRATFTINRNQIDNLKSLVTDQSENQSPVSTFVVTLAFTWVNLIKTLVGEAEDKDEQVFNLMINVDCRNRLKLTEPIPTTYFGNCMAPGIVSVKKRDLLGEKGVLAASDAITWRIKDMLSSDLLKTAPSWGQGVRKWVMSSHPTSIAGAPKLGLYDMDFGLGKPCKMEMVHIETGGSIAFSESRDGSNGVDIGLALEKKKMDTFVSVWQQGIKKFNK encoded by the coding sequence ATGGCTCATCTTCAATCTCTTAACATCATTGAGACCAGTCACATCTCTCCCTCTAAGGGCACCGTTCCATCCACCACTCTCCCTCTCACGTTTTTTGATGCACCGTGGCTCACTCTCCCACTCGGCgaatctctcttcttcttttcttaccAAAACTCAACCGAATGTTTCCTCAAAGACTATCTCCCTAACCTCAAACAATCACTCTCCGTTACTCTCCAACATTTCTTCCCTTACGCCGGTAACCTAATCACCCCACCTCGTCCTGACCCTCCCTTCTTACGCTACAACGATGGCCAAGACTCTCTTCTTTTCACAGTCGCTGAGTCTCTCGGAACTGATTTCAACCTTCTCATAACTGATTCTCCTAAAGACATCAAAGTGTTGCATGACTTCTTGCCCAAGTTACCTCCTCCTCATGTCTCTCCGGAGGGAATCCAGACCCGGCCAGTGATGGTGATACAAATCACCATCTTCCCTGGAAGAGGAGTCTGCATAGGAAACACGTCTACCCATGTTGCAGGAGATGGAGTCACTTTCACTCATTTCATGAAGTATTGGATGTCACTGACCAAATCTAACTGTAAAGATCCTGCCACGCTTCTCCTACCCTCTCCGCCTATTCACAGCTGCAGAAACATTATCAAGGATCCAGGCCAAGTAACCGCAGGGCATTTGGAGAGGTTTTGGAGCCAAAACTCTGGAAAACACGGCTCACATCACACGCCTGAGAACATGGTCAGGGCTACTTTCACAATCAACCGAAATCAGATAGACAATCTAAAGAGTTTGGTTACAGATCAGTCTGAGAATCAATCTCCTGTTTCAACCTTTGTGGTTACTCTAGCTTTCACTTGGGTGAACCTGATCAAGACACTTGTTGGTGAAGCAGAGGACAAAGACGAACAAGTCTTCAACTTGATGATTAATGTGGATTGCAGGAATCGTCTCAAGCTCACGGAACCGATACCAACCACATATTTTGGCAACTGTATGGCTCCTGGTATCGTATCTGTCAAGAAACGAGATTTGCTAGGAGAAAAAGGGGTTTTGGCTGCTTCAGACGCAATCACATGGAGAATCAAAGATATGTTATCAAGCGACTTATTGAAAACAGCACCAAGCTGGGGACAAGGAGTGCGTAAATGGGTCATGTCCAGTCATCCAACCTCCATTGCAGGAGCTCCTAAACTGGGACTATATGATATGGATTTTGGGTTAGGAAAGCCCTGCAAAATGGAGATGGTGCACATTGAAACAGGTGGTTCCATTGCATTCTCAGAGTCAAGAGATGGGAGTAACGGTGTTGATATTGGATTAGcactggagaagaagaaaatggatACCTTTGTTTCGGTTTGGCAACAGGGGATCAAGAAGTTCAACAAGTAG
- the LOC125591572 gene encoding pre-mRNA-processing factor 39-2-like isoform X1 translates to MGESQAMVAEGYNASAATVESNVDSSQSVTNVSLVNGTSGPEGGSTAPAENGTATDNVPVTVPGAGHVDNAGSTLSPEEERLWSIVKANSSEFNAWTALIEETERISQDNIAKIRKVYDAFLAEFPLCYGYWKKYADHEARVGAMDKVVEVYERAVQGVTYSVDIWLHYCVFAINTYGDPDTIRSLFERAVVYVGTDFLSSPLWDKYIEYEHMQQDWSRLAMIYTRILENPIQNLDRYFSNFKELAETRPLSELRSAEESATVTVASDASETAPSESDGKADEGKSQADGTSEPSKLETAGSTDPEELKKYIGIREALYIKAKEFESKIIGFEMAIRRPYFHVRPLNVAELENWHSYLDFIESDGDFNKVVKLYERCLVACANYPEYWIRYVLSMGSSGSMDLADNALTRATQVFVKRQPEIHLFAARLKEQNGDIAGARAAFQLLHSEISPGLLEAVIKHANMEQRLGNVDDAFSVYEQVIAVEKGKENSILLPLLYAQYSRFSYLVLRDAEKARKIIVEALDHVQPSKHFMEALIFFETILPPPRKIEYLDPLVENLIKPNVVTQNTASSTEREELSLIYIEFLGLFGDVESIKKAEDRHCKLFLPHRSRSELKKRSADEFLSSDRTKLAKTYNETAPAQPVSNAYPNAPAQWSGGYAAQPQAWPQPQAAPAQPQQWNPAYGQQQAAYGAYGGYPAGYTAPQAPTPVPQAAAYGAYPPQAYPAAATAPVAAPVQQPAAPPPQAYYNTYY, encoded by the exons ATGGGAGAAAGCCAGGCCATGGTTGCTGAGGGCTATAACGCTTCTGCTGCTACTGTGGAATCGAATGTTGATTCATCTCAATCGGTCACTAATGTTTCTTTGGTCAATGGGACTAGTGGACCTGAAGGTGGTTCAACTGCGCCAGCTGAGAATGGAACTGCAACAGATAATGTGCCTGTAACAGTTCCAGGAGCAGGACATGTAGACAATGCTG GTTCTACTCTTTCACCGGAAGAGGAGCGCTTATGGAGTATTGTAAAGGCTAATTCTTCAGAGTTCAATGCTTGGACTGCCCTGATTGAAGAGACAGAGAGGATATCTCAG GACAATATAGCAAAGATCCGGAAGGTGTATGATGCTTTCCTAGCTGAATTCCCTCTGTGTTATGGCTATTGGAAAAAATATGCGGATCATGAGGCTCGGGTGGGGGCAATGGACAAAGTCGTGGAGGTTTATGAAAGAGCAGTGCAGGGGGTGACGTATTCTGTGGACATATGGCTACATTATTGCGTTTTTGCCATCAATACATATGGAGATCCAGACACGATCAGAAG CCTTTTTGAACGAGCTGTGGTTTACGTTGGAACTGATTTTCTGTCCTCTCCATTGTGGGACAAATACATCGAGTATGAGCACATGCAGCAGGACTGGAGCCGCCTTGCCATGATCTACACCAGAATATTGGAGAATCCTATTCAAAACCTTGATAGATACTTCAGCAA CTTTAAGGAGCTAGCTGAAACACGTCCTCTGTCCGAACTTAGGAGTGCTGAGGAATCTGCAACAGTTACTGTTGCTAGTGATGCTTCTGAAACTGCACCATCTGAGTCTGATGGAAAGGCAGATGAAGGAAAATCTCAAGCTGATGGTACCTCTGAACCATCTAAGTTGGAAACTGCTGGTTCAACTGATCCTGAGGAACTGAAGAAATACATTGGCATCAGAGAAGCCTTGTATATCAAAGCCAAAGAGTTTGAATCTAAAATCATTGGTTTTGAAATGGCTATAAGAAGGCCTTATTTCCATGTGCGGCCTCTCAATGTAGCAGAGCTGGAGAATTGGCATAGTTATCTGGACTTCATAGAGAGCGATGGAGACTTCAATAAG GTGGTCAAGCTGTATGAAAGATGTCTAGTAGCGTGCGCAAACTACCCTGAATACTGGATTCGTTATGTATTAAGCATGGGATCAAGTGGAAGTATGGACCTTGCAGACAACGCCCTTACTCGAGCAACTCAAGTCTTTGTCAAG AGACAACCAGAAATCCACCTTTTTGCTGCTCGCTTGAAAGAGCAGAATGGGGATATAGCTGGTGCTAGAGCTGCATTCCAATTACTGCACTCTGAAATTTCTCCCGGGCTTCTTGAAGCAGTAATTAAACATGCCAACATGGAACAACGACTA GGAAATGTGGATGATGCTTTCTCTGTGTATGAGCAAGTGATTGCTGTTGAAAAAGGCAAAGAGAACTCCATATTACTGCCGCTGCTGTATGCGCAGTATTCAAGGTTTTCCTACTTG GTTTTACGTGACGCTGAGAAGGCTAGGAAGATTATAGTTGAAGCACTTGATCACGTGCAGCCGTCAAAGCATTTCATGGAAGCACTGATCTTTTTCGAGACCATTCTGCCACCACCAAGGAAGATTGAATACCTCGACccactcgttgagaatttgataAAGCCAAATGTAGTCACCCAGAACACTGCAAGTTCCACAGAGAGGGAAGAGCTTTCTTTGATATATATAGAG TTCCTGGGTCTTTTCGGAGATGTTGAGTCCATTAAAAAGGCGGAAGATCGACATTGTAAGCTCTTTTTACCTCACCGGAGCAGGTCAGAATTGAAAAAGCGTAGCGCGGATGAGTTTCTCTCTTCAGATAGGACGAAACTGGCCAAAACTTACAATGAAACTGCGCCTGCTCAGCCAGTGTCTAATGCATATCCAAATGCACCGGCTCAATGGTCGGGTGGTTATGCTGCACAGCCTCAAGCTTGGCCACAACCACAAGCGGCTCCTGCACAACCACAGCAGTGGAACCCTGCTTATGGCCAGCAGCAG GCTGCGTATGGTGCATATGGTGGCTATCCCGCTGGCTATACTGCTCCACAAGCACCAACACCCGTGCCACAAGCCGCTGCTTATGGGGCATATCCTCCTCAG GCATACCCAGCTGCAGCTACAGCACCAGTGGCTGCCCCGGTCCAGCAACCCGCTGCTCCTCCTCCTCAAGCTTACTACAACACTTACTACTGA
- the LOC111208610 gene encoding probable serine/threonine protein phosphatase 2A regulatory subunit B''epsilon: MKMDIVGVEDVHILDPNLLQLPCLSPSPLNSSSYIADELFSHWLSLPETATLVKCLIDEAKSGTPTNLSKSYATVFLSNGTPPLSPRSSPGSPRFSRHRASPPSLRSPLRSVKEPKHELIPQFYFLHGRPPAKELKEQCISMVDHFFSNFIDGLHVDEFKSVTKEVCKLPSFLSPALFRKMDSDCSGVVTRDAFIKYWIDGNMLTMDTASQIYNILKQQDCKHLRQADFKPLLDELLATHPGLQFLRTTSEFQERYAETVIYRIFYYINRSGTGCLTLRELKRGNLIAAMQQLDEEDDINKIIRYFSYEHFYVIYCRFWELDGDHDCYIDKDNLIKYGNHALTYRIVDRIFSQAPRKFTSKVEGKMSYEDFVYFILAEEDKSSEPSLEYWFKCIDLDGNGVITPNEIQFFFEEQLHRMESITQEPVHFNDILCQIIDMIKPEEENCITLQDLKGSKLSGNVFNILFNLNKFMAFETRDPFLIRQEREDPSLTEWDRFAQREYVRLSMEEDVEEVANGSADEPLEPPF; this comes from the exons ATGAAGATGGATATTGTTGGAGTAGAAGATGTTCATATATTAGATCCGAACCTCTTGCAGCTCCCATGCTTATCTCCTTCTCCGCTCAATTCAAGCTCTTATATTGCTGATGAACTGTTCTCCCACTGGCTCTCACTCCCAGAAACTGCCACATTG GTTAAGTGTTTGATTGATGAAGCTAAATCTGGAACTCCAACTAACTTATCCAAGAGTTACGCAACAGTCTTTCTGAGCAATGGCACTCCCCCACTCTCGCCACGCAGCTCGCCTGGCTCCCCACGTTTCTCGAGGCACAGAGCTAGCCCTCCATCTCTCCGCTCTCCTCTGAGATCTGTTAAGGAACCTAAGCACGAACTCATTCCTCAG TTTTACTTCCTGCATGGGCGTCCACCAGCTAAAGAACTAAAGGAGCAATGTATATCCATGGTTGATCATTTTTTTAGTAACTTTATTGACGGACTACATGTGGATG AATTCAAATCTGTTACGAAAGAAGTCTGCAAGctgccttctttcctttctCCTGCACTTTTCAGAAAGATGGATTCCGATTGCAGCGGTGTAGTTACAAG GGATGCGTTTATCAAGTATTGGATTGATGGAAATATGTTAACAATGGACACAGCCTCTcagatatataatatactaaAGCAGCAGGACTGCAAGCACCTGAGACAG GCAGACTTCAAACCACTTCTGGATGAGCTTCTGGCAACACATCCTGGCTTACAATTTCTGAGGACTACATCCGAATTTCAAGAAAGATATG CTGAAACGGTCATCTACAGAATATTTTACTACATTAACAGATCCGGAACTGGCTGCCTTACTCTGAGAGAGCTGAAACGCGGAAATCTTATTGCTGCTATGCAACAGCTTGATGAAGAAGACGACATCAATAAAATTATTAG GTACTTCTCCTATGAGCACTTTTACGTGATCTACTGCAGATTCTGGGAACTTGATGGTGACCATGACTGCTATATCGATAAGGACAATCTCATCAAATATGGTAACCATGCCCTTACCTACAGGATTGTTGATAGAATATTTTCACAG GCTCCTAGGAAATTTACGAGCAAAGTTGAAGGGAAGATGAGTTATGAAGATTTTGTATACTTCATTCTCGCCGAGGAAGACAAGTCATCTGAGCCTAGTCTTGAGTATTG GTTCAAGTGCATAGACTTGGATGGAAATGGGGTGATCACTCCAAacgaaatacaattttttttcgaaGAGCAGTTGCATCGCATGGAAAGCATAACCCAGGAACCTGTTCACTTCAACGATATCCTATGTCAGATAATTGACATGATTAAACCAGAG GAGGAGAACTGCATCACCCTCCAGGATCTGAAAGGATCCAAACTTTCAGGAAACGTCTTCAATATACTCTTCAACCTTAACAAATTCATGGCTTTTGAAACACGTGACCCCTTCCTCATTCGCCAG GAACGGGAGGATCCAAGTTTAACAGAGTGGGATCGTTTCGCTCAGAGAGAGTATGTGAGATTGTCAATGGAAGAAGATGTGGAGGAAGTCGCAAATGGGAGTGCGGATGAACCACTCGAACCTCCATTTTAG